The nucleotide sequence GGTTCAATCGCGATCTGGATGACCGGTTCGGGGAAAATTATTTTTTCCAAAACGATCGGATGCTCCGGATCGGCAATCGTGTCTCCAGTAGTGGTATATTTCAAGCCGACTGTCGCGGCAATATCGCCGGCCCTGATCTCCTTGATCTCTTCGCGATGATTGGCGTGCATGCGGATCAAACGGCCAATGCGCTCTTGCTTGTCCGAAGAACAATTCAAAACATAGCTGCCGGCAGTCAAAACTCCGGAATAAACCCTGAAAAACGAAAGCTGTCCGACAAAAGGGTCGGTCGCGATCTTGAAAACCAAAGCGCTAAATGGCTCTTCGTCTTTCGCGTGCCGTTCGATCAGCACGCCTGTCTGCATATCAGTTCCTTTGATGGAAGGAATATCGGTCGGAGACGGGAAATATTCAACTACCGCGTCAAGCACGAGCTGGACGCCTTTGTTTTTCAAAGAAGAACCGCAAAAAACCGGCACGAGCTTATTGGCAATAACGCCGGCTCGCATGGCCGCTTTTATTTCCGGAACAGTGATCTCTATGCCGGATAAATATTTTTCAGCTAATTTTTCATCGGCCTCCGCGACTTTTTCCACTAATTTTTCCCGCCATTTTTTCGCTTCTTCCGCCATCGCCGCCGGAATTTCGCCCAGCTCTATAGTTTCGCCATGCTCGCCGGAAAAATGAACGGTTTTCATATTGATCAGATCGATCACTCCTTCAAAGTTCTCTTCCTCGCCGATCGGCAGCTGCACCGCCACGGCATTTTTTGTCAACCTGTCCCAAATAGATTCCAAACTGCGCGTAAAATTCGCGCCCATGCGGTCAATTTTATTTATAAAACACAGTCTGGGCACGCCGAATTTATCCGCTTGCTTCCAGACAGTTTCCGATTGCGGCTCCACTCCGCTCACTCCGTCGAAAACAACCATCGCGCCGTCGAGAACTCTCAAAGATCTTTGCACTTCAGCGGTAAAATCAATATGACCCGGGGTATCGATCAGGTTTATTTTGCAATCTTTCCAAAAACAAGTAGTAGCGGCGGAAGTAATAGTGATGCCTCTTTCTCTTTCCTGCTCCATCCAATCCATAGTGGTATCGCCCTCATGCACTTCGCCGATCTTATGCGTTTTTCCGGTATAAAACAAAATGCGCTCGGAAGTAGTGGTTTTTCCGGCGTCAATATGCGCGATAACGCCAATATTTCTTATTTTATCAATTGGAAAATCTCTCATAAAAATAAAGATGATTTATGATATATGATTTATGAATTACGAATGTAAAACAGTTAAAAAATTTGGCTTTTTCTTAAATCGTAAATCTTAAATCGTAAATCAACAATAATTATAATTCGGCATTACAAAATTAATTTGACAATAAAAACTAAAATGCAAACAAAAACTCAAAACAACTGTTATCTTTTCATAAAATGTGCGAAGGCTCTGTTCGCTTCAGCCATTCGGTGCACATCCGCTCTTTTTTTGACGGCCGTGCCGACATTATTGGCCGCATC is from bacterium and encodes:
- the fusA gene encoding elongation factor G, with the protein product MRDFPIDKIRNIGVIAHIDAGKTTTSERILFYTGKTHKIGEVHEGDTTMDWMEQERERGITITSAATTCFWKDCKINLIDTPGHIDFTAEVQRSLRVLDGAMVVFDGVSGVEPQSETVWKQADKFGVPRLCFINKIDRMGANFTRSLESIWDRLTKNAVAVQLPIGEEENFEGVIDLINMKTVHFSGEHGETIELGEIPAAMAEEAKKWREKLVEKVAEADEKLAEKYLSGIEITVPEIKAAMRAGVIANKLVPVFCGSSLKNKGVQLVLDAVVEYFPSPTDIPSIKGTDMQTGVLIERHAKDEEPFSALVFKIATDPFVGQLSFFRVYSGVLTAGSYVLNCSSDKQERIGRLIRMHANHREEIKEIRAGDIAATVGLKYTTTGDTIADPEHPIVLEKIIFPEPVIQIAIEPKTRADQEKMGIALKKLSEEDPTFRISSNEETGQTLIAGMGELHLDIIVDRMFREFKVSANVGKPQVAYKETITAESEAEGKYIKQSGGRGQYGHVRLKIEPLSDEDRKEIPDRKGKDKLRGFLFVNEIKGATIPNEYIPAVEKGAREATDRGVLAGYTLVDVKVTLYDGSYHEVDSNEAAFKIAASMAVQAAAKTAKPIILEPIMKVEVVTPENFMGDVVGNLSGRRGEIQKMSDRVGNKVIDAAVPLSEMFGYATELRSMTQGRAMYTMEFDHYQAVPRNVAEEIITGKKK